Proteins encoded by one window of Ochrobactrum sp. BTU1:
- a CDS encoding antibiotic biosynthesis monooxygenase — MAVTFLIKFDVVLGQRERFLSLLEGVLDAMRDDPMFHEAILHCDPESAHRFMLYETWEDFDDVVNVQLRRAYREEWHDALPMLLTKDRDITLWTPIRDDRSAHRLPGSSTSFGE; from the coding sequence ATGGCTGTTACCTTCCTGATCAAATTCGATGTGGTGCTAGGTCAGCGAGAACGCTTTCTCTCGCTGCTCGAAGGCGTACTCGATGCCATGCGCGACGACCCCATGTTCCATGAAGCGATCTTGCATTGTGATCCAGAGTCCGCGCATCGCTTTATGCTCTACGAGACGTGGGAAGATTTTGACGATGTCGTGAATGTGCAGTTACGGCGTGCCTATCGGGAGGAGTGGCATGATGCGCTGCCGATGCTTCTCACGAAAGATCGCGATATCACATTATGGACTCCCATACGTGACGATCGCTCCGCGCATCGACTACCGGGGAGTAGCACTTCTTTTGGCGAGTGA
- a CDS encoding SDR family oxidoreductase, whose product MKLHFGLTGRNYLVTGANSGIGRAIAIALAGQGSNVAIHYLRSPSVASQAAHTILGEDAASEVADDIRRRGGKAAIIAADLSIESEITTLISEAEGEVGMLDGLINNAAACDLPDSLIDADFGRYRRHYDVNLAAPTLLMADFARQVMSRQGSGGRIVNISTDAARAFPGQVFYGTSKAALEAMTRAAAIELGPAGITVNAVAPGPVQTGYIDDALEKQVLPSIPLRRLGNPEDIADAVLFLLSDASSWITGQVIQVAGGHAL is encoded by the coding sequence GAGCGATTGCGATTGCGCTCGCGGGGCAAGGCTCCAACGTTGCCATTCATTATCTTCGTTCCCCGTCCGTAGCATCCCAGGCGGCACATACCATCCTTGGTGAGGATGCGGCCTCTGAAGTTGCGGACGATATACGTCGGCGTGGAGGCAAGGCCGCTATCATCGCAGCCGATCTTTCCATTGAAAGTGAGATCACCACGCTTATATCCGAGGCTGAGGGTGAAGTCGGCATGCTCGACGGGCTGATAAACAATGCTGCTGCCTGTGACCTCCCCGACAGTCTGATCGACGCAGATTTCGGGCGCTATCGTCGCCACTATGACGTCAATCTCGCCGCCCCCACGCTTCTTATGGCGGACTTCGCTCGCCAAGTAATGTCCAGGCAGGGATCGGGAGGACGCATCGTCAACATCAGCACCGATGCTGCCCGCGCCTTTCCTGGCCAGGTCTTTTACGGAACCAGTAAGGCTGCTTTAGAAGCGATGACCAGGGCGGCGGCGATTGAACTGGGGCCAGCGGGCATTACCGTGAATGCAGTGGCTCCGGGCCCAGTGCAGACAGGCTACATCGATGATGCGCTTGAAAAGCAGGTTCTGCCCTCGATCCCCTTACGTCGACTAGGCAACCCCGAAGACATAGCAGATGCGGTGTTGTTCCTCCTCAGTGACGCATCGTCATGGATCACAGGACAGGTCATTCAGGTAGCCGGGGGTCACGCGCTTTAA